Proteins co-encoded in one Uloborus diversus isolate 005 chromosome 9, Udiv.v.3.1, whole genome shotgun sequence genomic window:
- the LOC129230297 gene encoding tigger transposable element-derived protein 4-like, giving the protein MAKRKALSFDEKLKIIQQYDEKKGVTNKQQFANEIGIPVSTLKTLLKKREEIESSAFSGISKRRRVRKGKNEDLEEVLYQWFQQARGNNLPINGPIMTEKANEIAKGLGINDFSGSAGWLDRFRKRYGIKYRQISGEAEAVDDDSIAPWIENLLPNLLKDYAPEDVYNADEFGLFFKLMPDKSLVLKDEKCHGGKLSKDRLTVLACSNWTGSDKLKLMVIGKSKSPRCFKNVRTFPCNYKAQNRAWMTGCLFTEWVQQLDRKFGKGKRKVLLFVDNCPAHPKGIPLKNIKLEYFPPNSTSKLQPLDQGVIKVLKQKYRKKLVQRYLREIESGEDSSCKINVLDAIHYVSAAWDEIAPDVIRNCFRKAHFESKSNENGLNVADFLDIEFEEQYPGYCSVDDDLPITETLEIQDMIDMAKDGEFEVDNEEEEEDEPPQLPSFISACDSMLLHKKIQ; this is encoded by the exons ATGGCTAAAAGAAAAGCTCTTAGTTTcgatgagaaattaaaaattatacagcAGTATGATGAGAAAAAAGGAGTTACGAATAAGCAGCAATTTGCAAATGAAATAGGAATACCTGTATCtacattaaaaactttattaaaaaaacggGAAGAAATTGAATCCAGCGCCTTTTCAGGCATCAGTAAAAGACGGAGGGTACGTAAAGGCAAAAATGAGGATTTAGAAGAAGTGCTGTACCAATGGTTCCAGCAAGCTCGAGGAAATAACTTGCCGATCAATGGACCCATTATGACGGAAAAAGCCAACGAAATAGCCAAAGGCTTGGGCATAAATGATTTCTCTGGATCAGCTGGTTGGCTGGATCGATTTCGAAAAAGATATGGCATTAAATATCGTCAAATTAGTGGTGAAGCCGAAGCCGTAGACGACGACAGCATTGCTCCCTGGATAGAAAATCTCCTCCCTAATCTACTAAAAGACTATGCACCTGAGGACGTATATAACGCTGATGAatttggattattttttaaattaatgccagACAAATCCTtagttttaaaagatgaaaagtgCCACGGAGGTAAGCTAAGTAAAGACAGACTGACTGTATTAGCATGTTCTAATTGGACTGGATCTGACAAGTTGAAGCTGATGGTGATTGGAAAATCTAAGtcaccacggtgttttaaaaatgTGCGAACTTTCCCGTGCAACTACAAAGCACAGAATAGAGCCTGGATGACTGGGTGTTTGTTTACTGAATGGGTGCAACAGTTGGACCGAAAATTCGGTAAAGGAAAGAGGAAAGTCCTTCTGTTTGTGGACAACTGTCCCGCTCATCCCAAAGGAATCCCCCTCAAAAACATCAAGCTCGAGTATTTCCCCCCCAACTCTACCAGCAAGCTTCAGCCATTAGATCAAGGAGTCATTAAAGTTTTGAAGCAGAAATACCGTAAAAAGCTGGTACAGCGTTACTTACGTGAAATTGAATCAGGAGAGGACTCTTCCTGTAAAATAAATGTGTTGGATGCTATCCATTATGTTTCGGCTGCGTGGGATGAGATCGCGCCAGATGTGATAAGAAATTGCTTTCGAAAAGCGCATTTTGAGAGCAAATCTAATGAAAATGGCCTGAATGTTGCGGATTTTCTGGACATCGAATTTGAGGAACAGTATCCTGGATATTGTTCAGTTGATGATGATTTGCCTATCACGGAAACTCTAGAAATTCAGGATATGATTGACATGGCGAAAG ATGGAGAATTCGAGGTTGATAATGAGGAAGAGGAAGAAGATGAACCTCCCCAACTTCCCTCTTTTATTAGCGCCTGCGATTCC ATGCTTTTGCACAAAAAGATACAATAA